From one Phycodurus eques isolate BA_2022a chromosome 6, UOR_Pequ_1.1, whole genome shotgun sequence genomic stretch:
- the mvb12a gene encoding multivesicular body subunit 12A: protein MATVDHGAVRPLTAVAWTSNTSTCPKDFTLINITEDGANASFTRSFAMRPGYYLCYSKATSGGMVMSDIQLITDKDAIPHGYCFIAEYLEPKATVSKKKRICVRVVPVGSVDTAVLDIKLTAKSKMMLQHYTYVGDIHGYVLWCRKGRFASTTPKAKPRSVSLEFRRLSLELPSTPQPLRPSNSPQVPQGKLSQRRHSLHVKESLDKPADSSIQGITALDGVPFSLHPKFDIQPNATNPRLNHQLNNIHIKSLQDIENEYNYTFAVEEIAFKRT from the exons ATGGCCACCGTGGATCATGGGGCAGTCCGGCCACTAACAGCAGTGGCGTGGACATCCAACACTTCCACCTGCCCCAAAGACTTCACCTTG ATCAACATTACTGAAGACGGAGCAAACGCAAGCTTCACACGTAGCTTTGCAATGAGGCCCGGTTACTACCTTTGTTACAGTAAG GCCACTTCAGGTGGGATGGTCATGTCGGACATTCAGCTCATTACAGACAAGGATGCCATTCCTCATGGCTACTGCTTCATAGCGGAGTACTTGGAACCAA AGGCAACCGTTTCAAAGAAGAAACGCATATGTGTGCGTGTCGTCCCAGTCGGTAGTGTTGACACGGCTGTCTTGGATATCAAACTGACAGCCAAAAGCAAAATGATGTTGCAGCACTACACATATGTTGG AGACATCCATGGCTATGTGTTGTGGTGTAGAAAGGGCCGTTTTGCCAGCACCACGCCAAAAGCCAAGCCCCGCAGTGTCAGTCTGGAGTTCCGCAGACTCTCATTGGAGCTCCCATCTACTCCCCAGCCTCTAAGACCCAg CAACTCTCCTCAAGTGCCACAAGGTAAACTCAGCCAAAGGCGCCACTCCCTCCATGTCAAAGAAAGCTTGGACAAACCGGCTGATAGTAGCATCCAGGGAATCACAG CACTAGATGGAGTACCCTTCAGCCTTCACCCAAAGTTTGATATCCAACCAAATGCTACG AATCCTCGGCTGAACCATCAGCTCAACAACATTCATATAAAATCACTCCAAGACATAGAAAATGAG TATAACTACACATTTGCAGTGGAAGAGATTGCTTTCAAGAGAACCTGA
- the LOC133403986 gene encoding LOW QUALITY PROTEIN: basement membrane-specific heparan sulfate proteoglycan core protein-like (The sequence of the model RefSeq protein was modified relative to this genomic sequence to represent the inferred CDS: inserted 2 bases in 1 codon; deleted 1 base in 1 codon), which yields MDSFPCAVLLFSLLCSAAAQGLVVSVEPQTTTVREGDSVSLRCQVGSGAHSTQLQWKKANNQALADNVKIGPNGVVLTVANARPANQGEYQCVASSSAGSSTASAQINIKYPPKVRLSPTGPLKVKIGDRVSVQCRATGRPRPKISWXDCQASSLQLLSEEIDGVNTIQWTVVRPEDSGVYICQAENNVGVTEAKVEVIIGGGPGAPMASVSHKEMTVVEGHSVTISCQATGSPTPVITWSKLRAPLPWKHTVAGGVLTLTSVGRQDSGQYICNATNIRGFSEAYLQMEVESPPYATSLPEQVKLQPGDALSLRCLAHGSHPIQFEWSRVGRGNLPAGSQTTNDGQLVIAHVKMSDGGTYKCVATNHIGSSEALTKVIVKA from the exons ATGGACTCATTCCCCTGTGCTGTGCTCCTCTTCTCTCTGCTATGTTCAG CCGCTGCTCAAGGTCTTGTGGTCTCAGTGGAGCCCCAGACTACTACAGTGCGCGAAGGGGATTCGGTCAGCCTCAGGTGCCAAGTGGGGAGCGGTGCACATTCAACCCAGCTGCAGTGGAAGAAAGCCAATAATCAAGCCTTAGCAG ACAATGTTAAGATTGGCCCCAATGGTGTGGTGCTGACGGTTGCCAATGCTCGACCTGCTAACCAGGGCGAGTACCAGTGTGTGGCGTCCAGCTCTGCAGGTTCCAGCACTGCTTCAGCACAGATCAACATCAAAT ATCCTCCCAAAGTGCGCCTGTCACCAACCGGGCCACTGAAGGTCAAAATCGGTGACCGAGTATCAGTGCAGTGTCGGGCCACAGGCAGGCCACGGCCCAAGATAAGCTG AGACTGCCAAGCCTCCTCTCTGCAGCTGCTTTCTGAGGAGATAGATGGTGTCAACACCATACAA TGGACTGTAGTCCGTCCAGAGGACTCAGGTGTGTATATTtgccaagctgagaacaatgtGGGTGTGACAGAGGCCAAAGTGGAGGTCATCATAGGAGGGGGACCTGGTGCACCCATGGCATCAGTGAGTCATAAAGAAATGACAGTGGTGGAGGGTCATTCTGTCACTATCAGCTGTCAGGCTACTG GTTCTCCAACCCCTGTTATCACATGGTCCAAGCTGAGAGCCCCGTTGCCATGGAAACATACAGTAGCCGGTGGTGTCCTGACACTGACCAGTGTGGGGCGCCAGGACTCCGGCCAATACATCTGTAACGCTACCAACATACGCGGCTTCAGCGAGGCGTAC CTGCAGATGGAGGTGGAGA GCCCTCCTTACGCCACCTCTCTGCCCGAGCAGGTGAAGCTCCAACCCGGTGATGCTCTTTCGCTGCGTTGTCTGGCCCATGGCTCCCATCCTATTCAGTTTGAATGGAGCCGGGTGGGCAGAGGCAACCTGCCTGCTGGAAGTCAGACCACCAACGACGGACAGCTTGTCATAGCTCATGTTAAAATGAGTGACGGTGGAACATACAAGTGTGTGGCCACCAACCACATTGGCTCCAGTGAGGCACTGACCAAAGTCATTGTTAAAG CATAG